A single window of Arvicola amphibius chromosome 15, mArvAmp1.2, whole genome shotgun sequence DNA harbors:
- the LOC119801702 gene encoding NEDD4-binding protein 1-like yields the protein MQPLLNALPNVDMFDPGLRSPNTQVANTSHQPPSRNQGASSSPWLPQQPHFTPLATIPSIQQNLLVPAQRSSAETSELRAALLKIFPDSEQKLKIDQILVAHPYMKDLNALSALVLD from the coding sequence ATGCAGCCACTACTCAATGCCCTGCCAAATGTGGACATGTTTGATCCTGGCTTGAGGAGCCCCAACACCCAAGTAGCCAACACCAGCCACCAGCCTCCATCCCGGAACCAGGGAGCCTCTTCAAGCCCTTGGCTTCCTCAGCAGCCCCACTTCACACCCCTGGCCACCATTCCCAGTATACAGCAGAACCTTCTCGTACCAGCACAGAGATCTTCCGCAGAGACCAGTGAGCTGAGGGCGGCCCTGCTGAAGATCTTCCCTGACTCTGAGCAAAAACTGAAGATTGACCAGATCCTGGTAGCTCATCCATACATGAAAGACCTGAATGCCCTTTCTGCCCTGGTATTGGACTGA